One region of Terriglobales bacterium genomic DNA includes:
- a CDS encoding DUF4256 domain-containing protein, whose amino-acid sequence MANKKELLSKQREELLRTLKTRFEQNLQRHKGLEWASVQARLEANPEKLWSLNEMEKTGGEPDVVGHDKKTGEYIFYDCSAESPKARRSACYDREALNARKENKPKANAVDMAVAMGIELLTEDEYRELQKLGEFDTKTSSWVKTPDAIRDLGGALFCDRRYNTVFLYHNGAESYYAARGFRGVLKV is encoded by the coding sequence ATGGCCAACAAGAAAGAGCTGTTGTCAAAACAACGCGAAGAACTCCTCCGCACGCTGAAAACCCGGTTTGAGCAGAACCTGCAACGCCATAAAGGGCTCGAATGGGCCAGCGTTCAGGCCCGTCTCGAAGCGAATCCGGAAAAGCTTTGGTCTCTCAACGAAATGGAAAAGACCGGAGGGGAACCCGACGTCGTCGGCCACGACAAAAAGACGGGCGAATACATCTTCTACGACTGCTCCGCCGAAAGTCCGAAGGCCCGCCGCAGCGCCTGCTACGACCGTGAGGCCCTCAATGCAAGAAAGGAAAACAAGCCTAAGGCGAACGCCGTCGACATGGCCGTGGCCATGGGCATCGAACTCTTAACCGAGGATGAGTATCGCGAGTTGCAGAAGCTGGGAGAGTTCGACACGAAAACCTCCAGTTGGGTGAAAACCCCTGACGCGATCAGAGACCTCGGAGGCGCCCTCTTCTGCGATCGCCGCTACAACACCGTCTTCCTCTATCACAACGGCGCCGAATCCTACTACGCCGCCAGAGGATTCCGCGGGGTGCTTAAGGTCTAG